CTCATCGGCGGCGGCGCACCCATCAGCGTGCAATCGATGACCACGACGGTCACTGCGGATGTCGATGCCACGCTGCAGCAGATCGCGCAGTTGACCGCGACCGGCTGCCAAATCGTTCGGGTTGCGGTGCCGAGTCAAGATGACGCCGAGGCACTCAGTCAGATCGCCAAGAAGTCCGGGATCCCAGTGATCGCCGACATTCACTTCCAACCCAAGTACGTCTTCGCCGCCATCGATGCCGGGTGCGCTGCCGTTCGGGTCAACCCCGGCAACATCCGCGAGTTCGACGGCCGCGTCGGCGAGATTGCCAAGGCCGCGAAGGACTCCGGTACTCCTATCCGGATCGGAGTGAACGCGGGGTCGCTGGACAAGCGACTGCTCGCCAAGTACGGCAAAGCGACGCCGGAAGCCCTCGCTGAGTCGGCCCTGTGGGAAGCAAGTCTGTTCGAAGAGCACGACTTCCACGACATCAAGATCTCGGTCAAGCACCACGACCCGGTGGTGATGGTCAAGGCATACCAACTACTGGCCAGTCAGTGCGACTACCCACTCCACCTCGGCGTCACCGAGGCCGGACCGCAGTTCCAGGGGACGATCAAGTCCGCCGTCGCATTCGGGGCGCTACTGAGCCAGGGCATCGGGGACACGATCCGAGTCTCGCTGTCGGCGCCGCCGGAGGAAGAGGTCAAGGTGGGCATTGGCATCTTGGAATCGTTGAATCTGCGCCAACGCGGCCTGGAGATCGTCAGTTGTCCGTCGTGCGGGCGTGCCCAGGTCGACGTGTACACCCTCGCCGAGCAGGTCACTGCTGGTCTGGAGGGCATGGAGGTGCCGTTGCGGGTGGCGGTGATGGGCTGTGTTGTCAACGGACCTGGCGAGGCCCGGGATGCTGACCTCGGTGTCGCGTCGGGCAACGGCAAGGGGCAGATCTTCGTCAAGGGTGAAGTCATCAAAACAGTGCCTGAGGCATTGATCGTCGAGACCCTGATCGAAGAGGCAATGCGGCTCGCGGAGACAATCCAGGTGGAGACCCACGATGACGCTGTCGGTCCCTCAGTCACGGTCAGCTGACGGAACCGGCGGGACCCTGCGGGTTCTGCAGTCCGAGGACCTGCCGGCTCTGCGTGCGCTGCTTCGCCGAGATCCAGACGCCTACGTCGTTGTTTCCGAACGCATCGAGGCCGGCGCGCTGATACCAGCGGCAAGCGGTGGCCAGAGTTGGGGCTGGTTCACTGGCGCCGGACTCGAATCGGCGATCTACCTCGGTGCCAACACCATCCCGATCGAGACCACCGAAGCGAGCCGGTGGGCTTTTGCCCAACGGCTGACGCGAGGCGGTCGACGCAGTTCGGCAATCGTCGGTCACCATCACGAGGTCCTACCGCTGTGGGAGTTGCTGGCCGCAAGCTGGGGTCCCTGCCGCGAGATCCGAGGTGACCAGCCGCTGATGGCTTTGGAACACACACCTGAGCACTCTGTCGATTTCCGGGTCAAAGTCGCCGATGAGGCCGATCTCGAGCCGCTAATGCCGGCATCAATAGCGATGTTCACCGAAGAGGTCGGAGTCTCGCCGGTATCCGGCGGGCGGGAAGCGGGATACCGCGCCCGGCTGCTCGAATCCATCCGAGCGGGACGGGTGTTCACCCGGATCGAACGCGGTGAAGTGATCTTCAAGGCGGAGGTCGGCGCCGTGTCGACAGCCAGTTCCCAGCTGCAAGGCGTGTGGGTCACCCCGAGACTGCGCCAAACAGGGCTCGCCGCTCCGGCCGTGGCTGGCGTCGTGAGACTCTCGATGCTCCAACACGCCAGGCGCATCAGCCTCTACGCCAACGCCCACAACACGGCGGCGCTGCGCACGTACGCCCGCGTAGGCTTCCGACAGACTGGAACCTTCGCGACCGTCCTCTTCTGAAGCCGGAAGTTTCCCTTACAGCCAGCCCAGCGCCGCCTCGTGCTGCGTCCACCCGACCAAGGAGCCCTGCGTGTTGTTGCGGATGTCGACCCTCTTCCTACGTACGTTGCGAGACGACCCTGCCGACGCTGAGGTGCCGAGCCACCGGCTCTTGGTGCGGGCCGGATACGTCCGTCGGGTAGCGCCGGGCATCTTCACCTGGCTCCCACTTGGGTACCTGGTTCTTCGCAATGTGGAGCGCATCGTCCGAGAGGAAATGGATGCGGCCGGCTTTCAGGAGGTGCACTTCCCGGCGTTGCTTCCCCGCGAAGCCTACGAGACGACGGGGCGCTGGACGGAGTTCGGCGACAACATGTTCCGCCTCAAGGACCGCAAGGGCGGCGATTACCTGCTCGGACCTACCCACGAGGAGATGTTCACCCTCCTGGTAAAGAGTGAGTACTCCTCCTACAAGGACTTGCCGCTGTCGCTGTATCAGATCCAGAACAAGTACCGCGACGAAGCACGACCGCGGGCGGGCATCCTGCGGGGGCGGGAGTTCCTGATGAAGGATTCGTATTCGTTCGATTCCAGCGACGAGGGACTGGTGGCCAGCTATCAGAAGCACCGCGAGGCATACATCTCAACCTTCGATCGACTCAGCCTGGAGTTCGTCATCGTGTCAGCGCAATCGGGGGCTATGGGCGGTTCTGCCAGCGAGGAATTCCTCGCGCCGTGCCCCAACGGAGAAGACACCTTTGTCAGGTGTCCGGGCTGTGACTACGCGGCAAACGTTGAAGCCGTCGAAACGCCTACTCCACCGGAGATCGATGCCGATGACGCGCCAGCGGCGCACGTTGCCGCGACGCCGAACGCGGGGACCATTGATGAGCTCATCGCGGTGTCGAACACCGACACTTCGCTTCGACGGGTTGACCGGGACTGGACCGCAGCAGACGCGCTGAAGAACGTCGTGGTCATGATCGACTACGCCGACCGGGACAGCGAGCCACTAGTGATCGGTCTGCCTGGCGATCGCGAGGTGGACATGAAGCGGTTGGCGGCTGCGGTTGCCCCGGGCGAGCCGCGGACATTTGATGAGGCTGACTTCGCCAAGCACCCTGCGCTTGTTCGCGGCTACGTCGGACCACAGATCCTCGGTGCGCAATCAACGTCGGGGATTCGGTACCTCGTCGATCCCCGCGTCGTGACCGGCTCGCGGTGGATCAGTGGCGCCAACACGGCTGGTCAGCACGCGTACGGCTTGGTGGTGGGTCGTGATTTCACCCCGGACGGGACGATCGAGGCCGCCGAAGTCCGTGTCGGCGACTCATGTCCACAGTGTGGTTCCGAACTTCAGATCGCTCGCGGCATTGAGATCGGCCACATTTTCCAGCTC
This region of Candidatus Nanopelagicales bacterium genomic DNA includes:
- a CDS encoding DUF4081 domain-containing protein, which encodes MTLSVPQSRSADGTGGTLRVLQSEDLPALRALLRRDPDAYVVVSERIEAGALIPAASGGQSWGWFTGAGLESAIYLGANTIPIETTEASRWAFAQRLTRGGRRSSAIVGHHHEVLPLWELLAASWGPCREIRGDQPLMALEHTPEHSVDFRVKVADEADLEPLMPASIAMFTEEVGVSPVSGGREAGYRARLLESIRAGRVFTRIERGEVIFKAEVGAVSTASSQLQGVWVTPRLRQTGLAAPAVAGVVRLSMLQHARRISLYANAHNTAALRTYARVGFRQTGTFATVLF
- a CDS encoding proline--tRNA ligase, coding for MSTLFLRTLRDDPADAEVPSHRLLVRAGYVRRVAPGIFTWLPLGYLVLRNVERIVREEMDAAGFQEVHFPALLPREAYETTGRWTEFGDNMFRLKDRKGGDYLLGPTHEEMFTLLVKSEYSSYKDLPLSLYQIQNKYRDEARPRAGILRGREFLMKDSYSFDSSDEGLVASYQKHREAYISTFDRLSLEFVIVSAQSGAMGGSASEEFLAPCPNGEDTFVRCPGCDYAANVEAVETPTPPEIDADDAPAAHVAATPNAGTIDELIAVSNTDTSLRRVDRDWTAADALKNVVVMIDYADRDSEPLVIGLPGDREVDMKRLAAAVAPGEPRTFDEADFAKHPALVRGYVGPQILGAQSTSGIRYLVDPRVVTGSRWISGANTAGQHAYGLVVGRDFTPDGTIEAAEVRVGDSCPQCGSELQIARGIEIGHIFQLGRKYAEALDLRVLDENGKRVVVTMGSYGIGVSRAVAAVAEQSHDERGLIWPQEIAPADVHLVATGKDDRVFEFSEKLAGELSAAGVRVLYDDRKKVSTGVKFNDSELIGIPTIVVVGRGLEEGTVEIKDRSTGERTVVEVDEAASVIIRRCVAEMIWESS
- the ispG gene encoding flavodoxin-dependent (E)-4-hydroxy-3-methylbut-2-enyl-diphosphate synthase, with protein sequence MSIALGMPEAPPPVLHERRTTRQLLLRHPTHPVLIGGGAPISVQSMTTTVTADVDATLQQIAQLTATGCQIVRVAVPSQDDAEALSQIAKKSGIPVIADIHFQPKYVFAAIDAGCAAVRVNPGNIREFDGRVGEIAKAAKDSGTPIRIGVNAGSLDKRLLAKYGKATPEALAESALWEASLFEEHDFHDIKISVKHHDPVVMVKAYQLLASQCDYPLHLGVTEAGPQFQGTIKSAVAFGALLSQGIGDTIRVSLSAPPEEEVKVGIGILESLNLRQRGLEIVSCPSCGRAQVDVYTLAEQVTAGLEGMEVPLRVAVMGCVVNGPGEARDADLGVASGNGKGQIFVKGEVIKTVPEALIVETLIEEAMRLAETIQVETHDDAVGPSVTVS